Part of the Candidatus Thiothrix putei genome, TCATCAAATCCAGTGTTAGTTTTGATGATGAGCACGGCAATTACGTTTTATTGCAAGCGGGTTGGCGTGGGGATGACTATTTGCAAGGTGCGGTTATTCATGTCCAGTTGATTGATAGCAAGGTTTGGGTTCAGTACGACGGCACAGAATATGGGGTTGCCAATGAGTTGGTGGATGCGGGAATCCCTACTGCGGATATTGTTTTAGGATTCAGGCATCCTTCTGTAAGGCAATACACAGGATTTGCTGTGGTGGTCTAGTCTTCGCCCGCTAACTCCAACGCATGTTTCACTACCCGATCACTCAAATACACACCGGAAAGCTGGATAGCTGCAACGTGTGGCTTGATGGCTGGAATCAAGCCCCTTTCTTTTGCGCGTAGCAAAATACCAACGCTGCCAATAGTGCTTATCCCGTTCAGATTGGCAACTTTCTTTGCACGTTGATCATCGACCAGAAATCTATCGGCGTGTAAGTAGCGGTAAAGTGCCATTGCGTGCAGTTCGCCACGTCCCAACCCATTGATCGAAAAGATATAAGACGAAAGATCAATGTCGATGGTTTTATCGGCGAGGTATGCAGCCAAACGGCTGGCATGTGGTTTACCGGGAAATGTGCATTCCTCAAACACAGGGAGTGGAACACGGATTTCCTGAAAAAGCACGTCCAATAAGTGCAACATATCGCATTCAGCGAGCGCGACCAGCGCGGATGAGTCGGCAATAATCAGCATCAGGCAATTTTCCGCAAGTCTTCGAGTTCTGCATCCAGTTCTTCCGGTGAGAAATCCACCAGTGGAATATTGCGTTTCTGGCATTCAGCGATGAAGGTAAAACGATCAACCCCCGCAAACTCGGATGCAGCACCAGCGGACATGCTGCCTGACTGGAACATGACTAGCGCGGCATACAACTTGATGCGCTTGCCGAACTCAATAGGAGACTGGTCGATCAAGTATTGTTCAGGTATATCTAACGTTATTTGCATACTAGCGCACCTTGTTTAATTTAAATATTCGGCTACCAATCATTATCCTCTATGTTTTGTACCGCATCAGATATTTCTCTTGATGAATAGTTAGCCATTAATGATGTTAAATAAGCATCTAAAACGGTGTCTCTATCATAACCTTGTTCAATTTTTCTTTTTATATCTGATTTTGTTTCTTCATAAATTTGTCTGGCATATTCCTCTTGTGGTGTCGGTATTCCTTCCATTTCTCTTAGCTTTTTTAGAGTTTTGTTACTCTTAAATTGACTTGGCTCATTTGGGCCGTAGATATAAATATTGTCAAAGTCTATGCCAGAAATTCTTTTGGATAGCCGATCAATTAGATCTCCTACTGTGGCATCTTCTTTCTGAAGTTTTCCAAACGAAATCCAACGACAGACTTTATCTGATCTGACTCGTCGACCATTGTTTTCAAATCGTATGTCTGTTCCGTAAGGTAACTCTTGTCGTGTTACGATTTCTTGAATGATGTCTTGCAACATACGGGGCTGAGAGCGAGGACGTGTTTTAAGCATATTTTAGAACCCACCGTTTAAAATAAAGTATGGCACTTATTTTAAACGGTGGGGTAATAATGTCAATAGTTGTAGTTATGCCTAGCAAAAATAAACTTACAACGCCCGTATCTTCTCCAACTGCCCCACCAACTGCCCCAACGCAGCCCGCTGTTCATCCGCCTGCTTGCGCGTCTGTTCCAGCACTGCTGCTGGCGCTTTGTCTGCAAACGCCGGATTATTCAGCCGACCTTCCAGCCCGCCAAGGTTCTTTTGCAGCTTCTCGATTTCCTTGCTCAGACGCGCAATTTCTGCGTCCTTGTCGATCAGCCCCGCCAGCGGGATGAGGATTTGCATCTCGCCCACCAGCGCAGTAGCCGATTCCGGCGCATCTGCACCGGCTTCTAGCCAGGTCACATTGCCGACTTTCGCCAGCGTCCGCGCAAACGCTTCGCTGGTGGTGAACAGTACCTTGTCGGTGTCGCTCCAGTTTTGCAGCAGCACGTCCAGCACTTGCCCCGGCTTGATGTCCATCTCGGAGCGGATGCGGCGGATGCCCATGATGAAGGCTTTCACCCATTCGATTTCCGCCAGTGCTGCCTGATCAATCAGCGCAGTGTCGGCGACGGGGTAGGGTTGCAGCATGATGGAATCGCCGGACACGCCCGCCAAGCCTTTGATGTTCTGCCAAATTTCTTCGGTAATGAACGGCATAATCGGGTGCATCAGGCGCAACGCCACTTCCAGTACGCGCACCAAGGTACGGCGCGTGCCGCGTTTGGCGGCTTGGTTGTCGTTGGCTTTGCCCAAAATCGGCTTGGTCAGCTCCAGATACCAGTCGCAATATTCGTGCCAGGCAAATTCGTACATCGCTTTGGCGGCAAGGTCGAAGCGGTAGTTGTCGATGTGGTCAGCGACTTCCGCCTCAGTCTGTTGCAGCAAGGAAATGATCCAGCGATCCGCCGCCGACAATTCCACCGGCAAAGCGTCATCCAGCCCAGTGTCCTGCTCTTCGCACTGCATCAGCACATACCGCGCCGCGTTCCACAGCTTGTTGCAGAAATTACGGTAGCCTTCCAGTCGTTGCATGTCGAAACGGATGTCGCGCCCAGCGGTGGCGAACGAGGCAAAGGTCATGCGCAGCGCATCCGTGCCGTGCGGGGTAATGCCGTCGGGGAATTGCTTGCGGGTGGCTTTGTCGATTTTCGCGGCGAGTTGCGGTTGCATCATGCCGCTGGTGCGCTTGGCTACCAGTGCTTCGAGGTCGATGCCGTCGATAATGTCGAGCGGGTCAAGCACGTTGCCCTTGGATTTGGACATTTTCTGCCCGTCAGCATCCTTCACCAGCCCGTGGATGTACACGTCGCGGAACGGCACGTCGCCCATGAATTTCTTGCCGAACATGATCATCCGCGCCACCCAGAAGAAGATGATGTCGAAGCCGGTCATCAGCATCTGGGTCGGGTAGAAGGCTTTCAGGGCTTCGTCGTCCACATTCGGCCAGCCGAGCGTAGAAAACGGCCACAGCGCGGAGGAGAACCACGTATCCAACACGTCCTCATCCTGACGCAATGCGAGGTCGGCAGGCAGGTTGTATTTGCTGCGCACCTCATCTTCGGAACGCGCCACGTAGACATTGCCCGCCTCGTCATACCAGGCCGGAATGCGATGTCCCCACCACAGTTGACGCGAAATGCACCAGTCGTCGAGGTTGTTCATCCAGTGGTTGTAAGTGTTCACCCAGTTGCCCGGAATGAAGCGCACTTCGCCGCTCGCCACCACGTCAATCGCGGGTTGCGCAATCGCGGTTTTGCCGCCGGGTCGCCCGTCGTCCAGCGTTTCACGGGTCAAATCCACGTACCACTGATCGGTCAGGTACGGTTCAATCACCGTGCCAGAACGGTCGCCACGCGGCACCATCAGCTTGTGGTCTTCGATTTTGTCCAGCAAGCCGAGCGCGTCCATGTCCGCCACGATTTGCTTACGCGCCGCAAAGCGTTCCAGCCCTTGATACTTTTCCGGCGAAACCTCGTTGATGCAGGCATCAATGGTGAAAATATTGATCAGCGGCAGGTTGTGACGCTTGCCCACCTGATAGTCGTTGAAATCGTGCGCGGGGGTAATTTTTACACAACCCGTGCCTTTTTCTGGGTCAGCGTAATCGTCGCCCACCACCGGAATCAAGCGTCCTACCAACGGCAGCACCACGTTTTTGCCAATCAAATGCTGGTAACGTTCGTCTTTCGGGTTTACTGCCACGGCGGAGTCACCCAGCATGGTTTCCGGGCGCGTGGTCGCAACAATCAGGAATTCGTCAGTGGCATTGCCCGCCGCATCCGCCAGCGGGTAGCGGAAGTGCCACATATTGCCGTTTTCTTCTTCGGACACGACTTCAAGGTCGGAAACAGCGGTGTGCAGCACGGTATCCCAGTTCACCAAGCGTTTGCCGCGATAGATCAAGCCTTCTTCATGCAGGCGCACGAACACTTCACGCACGGCTTCCGACAAGCCTTCGTCCATCGTAAAGCGTTCGCGTGACCAGTCAGGGGTTGTGCCTAAACGGCGCAATTGGCGGTTGATGGTGTCGCCGGATTGCCCTTTCCACTCCCAGACTTTTTCGAGGAACTTCTCACGCCCCAGATCGTGGCGGGTCACACCTTGCGCAAGCAATTGGCGTTCGACCACCATTTGCGTGGCGATGCCTGCGTGGTCAGTGCCGGGTTGGTAGAGGGTTTTGTCGCCCTTCATGCGGTGGTAGCGGATCAGGGTGTCGATCACCATCTGGTTGAAACCGTGCCCCATGTGCAGCGTGCCGGTGACGTTCGGCGGCGGGATCATGATGCAATACGGCTTGCCTTCGCCTTTCGGGGCGAAATAGCCGCTTTGTTCCCAGTGCTGATACCAGCGTTGTTCGATGTCTTGAGGTTGGTAGGTCTTGTCCATGTGCCGCTGCTTTTTTGAAGTCGGAAAAGAGCGGCATTATAGCGGGTTTTTACGGCGGCAACATCCCGGAGAGTTCGCGGATGAGGTCGTCGCGGGCTTTATCAATGTGTTTTTCTACCGAAGGGTCAATGCGGGAGCCGTGGGTTGGCGTCGCTGCTTGTTGATTGCCTTCTGAGCGGATGGCGTGCGCCCGTGCTAGACCGGAATATTCGTCTTGTCCGGTGGCGGATTTGAGTTCGTCGATGCGTTCTTTGAGGCGTTGCTCAAATACCTGACGGCGTTGCTGGCGGGCGTAAGGGTTTTTTACTTGCTCGACAATGGCGGCGTCGCCTGCGCGTACCAGATCAGTAACGACGGGAATACGAATGGTTTTATCGAAGTCTTCGCGCATCATTATTCCGAGTTATTAAATCTTAAGTTGATGGTAATCCAGATTATAGCCCCGGTCACGGTAAAACTGGTAGCGTTTACGACCAGCGTGTAGTACGGGTTCTTCCTGATCTAAAATTTCGGCTAATCGCTCAAAACGTGAGAAAAATGCTGGTATTTCATTGGAAAGGTTGATAAGCAATCCACAATTTTCCATCGGCTCATGGTCATGACCGATCAAAATGCGCATATTTTGCTCTTTCGTCGGTGCAAGTGCATGGGGAATGAAGGCAAGTTCGTTAAATGTCCACAGTAATTCATCCAGTTTGCTACTGGTAGTCGGCGCATCGGTGTGGATGTAGGTGTGCAATTGTTGTTGGTGCGCTTTCATCACCACCTTGCAGGCGAGTAATAAACGTGCCTGCAAGGTGTTAGTTTTTCCAACGTAAAAATCTATCTTGGTCATGCGTTGGCGCGATTAATCAGCAATTGGCACAGCAACGGCACAGGGCGACCCGTTGCGCCTTTGGCTGCACCGCTTTTCCATGCTGTCCCTGCAATGTCGAGATGCGCCCATGGGTAACTTTCGGTGAAACGTGACAGGAAACAGGCTGCGGTGATTGTGCCGCCTGGTGGCCCGCCGATATTGGCGAGATCGGCAAAGTTGCTTTTGAGTTGGTCGTGGTATTTTTCACCCATCGGCAAGCGCCAAGCTTCGTCATTGGCTTGTTTGCCCGCTGCGAGCACTTCTTCAGCAAGTGCGTCGTTATTGCTTAATAAACCGCAGATGTGATGCCCCAATGCCGTGATACATGCGCCGGTTAGGGTGGCAATATCAACCACGGCAACGGGGTTAAAGCGTTCCACATACGTCAGTGCATCGCACAGCACCAAGCGACCTTCCGCGTCGGTGTTGAGAATCTCAATGGTTTTGCCTGACATGCTGGTTACGATGTCACCGGGTTTGCTGGCTTTGCTACCGGGCATGTTTTCGGCGGCGGCAATCACGCCAATGATGTTCATGGGCAATTGCATGGCGATACAGGCGGTTAATGTGCCGATTACACTGGCAGCACCGGTCATGTCGAATTTCATTTCATCCATCGCATTGCCGGGTTTGAGCGAAATACCGCCGGTGTCGAAAGTGATACCTTTGCCGACCAGTACGAATGGTGCATCACCCGAATTACCACCGTGGTATTGCAGGATGATCATTTTGCCGTCTTCTACACTGCCTTTGGATACTGATAGGAAGGAACCCATGCCAAGGGCTTCCATGTCGGCTTCTTCGAGCACGTTAATGTCGACTTTGTTGGAGGAGTTAGCCAATTCCTGTGCAATATCAGCGAGGTATGTGGGGGTGCACACATTGCCGGGGTTATTGGCGAGGTCACGGCTGATGCACATCCCTTCGGCGATGGCGTTGCCTTGCAACAGCGCAGTGGTGAATTCACCGGCAATCGTGTGCGCGACTGTCCAACCTTCTAACGTGGTGCGCGGGGCATCGTCTTTTTTGCTTTTGTAAGTATCGAAGGTGTATAGCGAGTCAGCAACCGCGATGACGGATTGGCGCACAGCGGCTTCAATGTATTCGCTGGCGATTTCGTCGGTTAGAAAGGAGACGGCATTATGAACTTTGGAATTTTTGAGCAGGTTGACAGCGGCTTGTGTCATTTGGGTTAAGGCTTCCGGCGTGAGTTTGTCTTTTTCGCCCATGCCGATGAGCAGCACCCGTTTGGCGGTGACGCCGGGCAGGTTGTAAAGCATACTGGTGCGGTTTTTATCGCCGGTAAAGTCGCCGAAATCCAAGTGTTGGCTGATCGCACCCGCGCTGGCAGCATCAATTTGCGCCGCCGCCGCCGAGAGTTTGGCGTGTTTATAAACACCTACCACGACGCAATCGG contains:
- a CDS encoding DNA polymerase III subunit chi encodes the protein MTKIDFYVGKTNTLQARLLLACKVVMKAHQQQLHTYIHTDAPTTSSKLDELLWTFNELAFIPHALAPTKEQNMRILIGHDHEPMENCGLLINLSNEIPAFFSRFERLAEILDQEEPVLHAGRKRYQFYRDRGYNLDYHQLKI
- a CDS encoding DUF3368 domain-containing protein — encoded protein: MLIIADSSALVALAECDMLHLLDVLFQEIRVPLPVFEECTFPGKPHASRLAAYLADKTIDIDLSSYIFSINGLGRGELHAMALYRYLHADRFLVDDQRAKKVANLNGISTIGSVGILLRAKERGLIPAIKPHVAAIQLSGVYLSDRVVKHALELAGED
- a CDS encoding leucyl aminopeptidase; this encodes MNYHFDSSANAAELHTDCVVVGVYKHAKLSAAAAQIDAASAGAISQHLDFGDFTGDKNRTSMLYNLPGVTAKRVLLIGMGEKDKLTPEALTQMTQAAVNLLKNSKVHNAVSFLTDEIASEYIEAAVRQSVIAVADSLYTFDTYKSKKDDAPRTTLEGWTVAHTIAGEFTTALLQGNAIAEGMCISRDLANNPGNVCTPTYLADIAQELANSSNKVDINVLEEADMEALGMGSFLSVSKGSVEDGKMIILQYHGGNSGDAPFVLVGKGITFDTGGISLKPGNAMDEMKFDMTGAASVIGTLTACIAMQLPMNIIGVIAAAENMPGSKASKPGDIVTSMSGKTIEILNTDAEGRLVLCDALTYVERFNPVAVVDIATLTGACITALGHHICGLLSNNDALAEEVLAAGKQANDEAWRLPMGEKYHDQLKSNFADLANIGGPPGGTITAACFLSRFTESYPWAHLDIAGTAWKSGAAKGATGRPVPLLCQLLINRANA
- a CDS encoding valine--tRNA ligase, with the translated sequence MDKTYQPQDIEQRWYQHWEQSGYFAPKGEGKPYCIMIPPPNVTGTLHMGHGFNQMVIDTLIRYHRMKGDKTLYQPGTDHAGIATQMVVERQLLAQGVTRHDLGREKFLEKVWEWKGQSGDTINRQLRRLGTTPDWSRERFTMDEGLSEAVREVFVRLHEEGLIYRGKRLVNWDTVLHTAVSDLEVVSEEENGNMWHFRYPLADAAGNATDEFLIVATTRPETMLGDSAVAVNPKDERYQHLIGKNVVLPLVGRLIPVVGDDYADPEKGTGCVKITPAHDFNDYQVGKRHNLPLINIFTIDACINEVSPEKYQGLERFAARKQIVADMDALGLLDKIEDHKLMVPRGDRSGTVIEPYLTDQWYVDLTRETLDDGRPGGKTAIAQPAIDVVASGEVRFIPGNWVNTYNHWMNNLDDWCISRQLWWGHRIPAWYDEAGNVYVARSEDEVRSKYNLPADLALRQDEDVLDTWFSSALWPFSTLGWPNVDDEALKAFYPTQMLMTGFDIIFFWVARMIMFGKKFMGDVPFRDVYIHGLVKDADGQKMSKSKGNVLDPLDIIDGIDLEALVAKRTSGMMQPQLAAKIDKATRKQFPDGITPHGTDALRMTFASFATAGRDIRFDMQRLEGYRNFCNKLWNAARYVLMQCEEQDTGLDDALPVELSAADRWIISLLQQTEAEVADHIDNYRFDLAAKAMYEFAWHEYCDWYLELTKPILGKANDNQAAKRGTRRTLVRVLEVALRLMHPIMPFITEEIWQNIKGLAGVSGDSIMLQPYPVADTALIDQAALAEIEWVKAFIMGIRRIRSEMDIKPGQVLDVLLQNWSDTDKVLFTTSEAFARTLAKVGNVTWLEAGADAPESATALVGEMQILIPLAGLIDKDAEIARLSKEIEKLQKNLGGLEGRLNNPAFADKAPAAVLEQTRKQADEQRAALGQLVGQLEKIRAL
- a CDS encoding UPF0175 family protein; this encodes MQITLDIPEQYLIDQSPIEFGKRIKLYAALVMFQSGSMSAGAASEFAGVDRFTFIAECQKRNIPLVDFSPEELDAELEDLRKIA
- a CDS encoding XisI protein is translated as MATELNYPEIIKKILLEYLKYDSADDVIKSSVSFDDEHGNYVLLQAGWRGDDYLQGAVIHVQLIDSKVWVQYDGTEYGVANELVDAGIPTADIVLGFRHPSVRQYTGFAVVV